A region from the Gemmatimonadota bacterium genome encodes:
- a CDS encoding aminotransferase class I/II-fold pyridoxal phosphate-dependent enzyme, translated as MTRVAREHDAINLAQGFPDFPAPQLLKDAACAAIQADENQYAITWGTPRLRQALSRKYAESYGMEVDPERELTVTCGATEAMVAVLLAVVDPGDEVIVLEPFYENYAPDAMIAGAKAVMVPLEPPDFPLDLERLGAAFSERTRAIVLNTPNNPTGRVFTRAELEGVAELCQRWDALAITDEIYEYILYEGEHIPMATLPGMRERTITISGLSKTFAVTGWRIGSIVSPPAISPAVRKVHDFLTVGAPAPLQEACAVGLESLGPDYYAEMVSGYRARRDAFVPALRAAGFRCSVPQGAYYVLADFSGLSDEDDDTFARRLTREAGVAPVPGSSFFSDPAMGRSLVRFAFCKRLETLVQAGERLARFEP; from the coding sequence ATGACCCGCGTCGCCCGCGAGCACGACGCGATCAACCTGGCCCAGGGGTTCCCGGACTTTCCGGCGCCTCAACTCCTCAAGGACGCGGCCTGCGCAGCGATCCAGGCGGACGAGAACCAGTATGCCATCACCTGGGGAACTCCCCGGCTGCGACAGGCCCTCAGCCGCAAGTACGCCGAGTCCTACGGCATGGAGGTCGACCCCGAGCGCGAATTGACCGTGACCTGCGGCGCCACTGAAGCGATGGTCGCGGTGCTCCTCGCCGTGGTCGACCCCGGGGACGAAGTCATCGTGCTGGAGCCGTTCTACGAGAACTACGCCCCGGACGCCATGATCGCCGGAGCAAAGGCCGTGATGGTTCCGCTGGAGCCGCCGGACTTCCCACTCGACCTGGAACGACTCGGCGCGGCCTTTTCCGAACGGACCCGGGCCATCGTGCTCAACACGCCGAACAACCCGACCGGACGAGTATTCACGCGCGCGGAGCTGGAGGGCGTGGCCGAGCTCTGCCAGCGATGGGACGCGCTCGCCATCACTGACGAGATCTACGAGTACATCCTGTATGAGGGCGAGCACATTCCCATGGCCACGTTGCCGGGGATGAGGGAGCGCACCATCACCATCAGCGGTCTGTCGAAGACGTTCGCTGTGACCGGGTGGCGAATCGGATCGATCGTGTCCCCGCCGGCGATCAGCCCTGCCGTCCGCAAGGTGCACGACTTCCTCACGGTCGGAGCCCCGGCCCCGCTTCAGGAGGCGTGCGCGGTGGGCCTCGAGTCCCTGGGGCCCGACTACTACGCCGAGATGGTGTCCGGCTACCGCGCGAGGCGGGACGCTTTCGTTCCGGCGCTGCGCGCCGCGGGCTTCAGGTGCAGCGTACCGCAGGGCGCCTATTACGTACTGGCTGACTTCTCCGGTCTCTCCGACGAGGACGACGACACCTTCGCGCGCCGCCTGACGCGTGAGGCGGGCGTGGCACCGGTCCCGGGGTCCAGCTTCTTCTCGGATCCGGCTATGGGCCGGTCGCTGGTGCGGTTCGCGTTCTGCAAGCGCCTGGAGACCCTGGTACAGGCGGGAGAGCGCTTGGCTCGCTTCGAGCCCTGA
- a CDS encoding HD domain-containing protein — translation MSDQVQAAKFLTGLAQAISALSLYNEEHPAVQRSIDTAYEALFRLQESEPRPVLTFLGEEVVFQNRPLQTLRNWEWSSRLAEAGVERLEFTGPATRPEFEAFLIDVYRAMAGLGHPSAEARQMAATSIRWGPVGLRGGVDSTASESLATGRLRFSLREEAETVRWLHEELRDRGRLQMFEADTIVRSLAVAMHGDRDVVIPLLKLKDFDQYTTTHSLNVSVLSMALAEFIGLGAADVRRFGVSGLMHDIGKIRIPKDVLNKPGKLSDREREVMNRHPVEGAKILIQREASLDMAAVVAYEHHIRIDGGGYPRRTYVRDCHAASNLVHICDVYDALRTHRPYRAAWPNERVLAYLEEGAGSEFDAELTRAFVTMLRRWESRIVELRSETDVLRE, via the coding sequence ATGAGCGATCAAGTCCAAGCCGCCAAGTTCCTGACGGGGCTCGCGCAGGCCATCTCGGCGCTCTCGCTCTACAACGAAGAGCACCCGGCCGTCCAACGGTCGATCGATACGGCCTACGAGGCCCTCTTTCGTCTCCAGGAGTCCGAGCCTCGCCCGGTGCTGACCTTCCTGGGGGAGGAGGTCGTGTTCCAGAACCGACCGCTGCAGACCCTCCGGAACTGGGAGTGGAGTTCTCGTCTGGCGGAGGCCGGAGTCGAGCGTCTGGAGTTCACGGGTCCGGCGACCCGACCGGAGTTCGAGGCGTTCCTGATCGACGTGTACCGGGCGATGGCCGGACTTGGGCATCCGAGCGCCGAGGCCCGACAGATGGCGGCGACCAGCATTCGCTGGGGGCCGGTGGGGCTCAGGGGCGGGGTCGATTCGACCGCCAGCGAGAGCCTCGCCACCGGGAGGCTCCGGTTTTCCCTGCGAGAGGAAGCGGAGACGGTACGCTGGCTCCACGAGGAGCTGCGCGACCGCGGCCGACTCCAGATGTTCGAGGCCGACACCATCGTGCGCTCGTTGGCCGTGGCCATGCATGGCGACCGCGACGTGGTGATCCCGCTGCTCAAGCTCAAGGACTTCGATCAGTACACGACCACGCACTCGCTCAATGTGTCGGTTCTCAGCATGGCCCTTGCCGAGTTCATTGGCCTGGGCGCCGCCGATGTGCGCCGCTTCGGCGTTTCGGGTCTGATGCACGACATCGGGAAGATCCGTATTCCCAAGGATGTGCTGAACAAGCCGGGCAAGCTGTCGGATCGGGAGCGCGAGGTCATGAACCGCCACCCGGTGGAGGGCGCCAAGATCCTCATCCAGAGAGAAGCGTCGCTGGATATGGCTGCCGTCGTCGCCTATGAGCATCACATCCGCATCGACGGCGGGGGGTATCCGCGCCGTACGTATGTGCGCGATTGTCACGCCGCCAGCAATCTGGTGCACATCTGCGATGTCTACGACGCCCTGCGGACGCACCGACCCTACCGAGCCGCATGGCCGAACGAGCGCGTCCTGGCTTACCTCGAAGAAGGGGCCGGGTCGGAGTTCGATGCGGAGCTCACGCGCGCATTCGTGACCATGCTCCGCCGATGGGAGTCGCGAATCGTGGAGCTGCGTTCCGAGACGGACGTGCTACGCGAGTAG